From a single Fusobacterium pseudoperiodonticum genomic region:
- a CDS encoding TDP-N-acetylfucosamine:lipid II N-acetylfucosaminyltransferase — protein MKYLHIIPNEKFTTPCIEFINKNFTDEEHLFLVIDGVSTKKIVLKKYQNIRHIVSLYKVQNRYLGWIFSIVSLCFLFPILFYYSIKSKKIYFHGLFDKRYILFLCIFTFFLKKSYWLVWGGDLYCYRKRKNKFFNKIYYKIETFVKGNFRGYLTLTKGDYVLAKKWFLAKGESYVTPMYPNSLYKDLKLDNFFSNKDELYIQIGNSGDPENNHYDILNKLSKFKDDRIKIYCILSYGGSEVYKRDLIKYGNEIFKEKFIPILNFMKLDEYMKFISNIDIAIFAHKRQQGVGNISSFLSMEKTVYLREDVTTYEDFINLGIKIKSFEKINELEKLEIFNKEVLRENKKIMKREFSEERLKEQWQETFEA, from the coding sequence TTGAAGTATTTACATATTATACCAAATGAAAAGTTTACTACACCATGTATAGAATTTATAAATAAAAATTTTACTGATGAAGAACATCTTTTTTTAGTTATTGATGGAGTTTCTACAAAAAAAATAGTATTGAAAAAATATCAGAATATAAGGCATATAGTGTCACTTTATAAAGTTCAAAATAGATATTTAGGGTGGATATTTTCCATAGTGTCATTATGTTTTTTATTTCCTATTTTATTTTATTATTCTATTAAATCAAAAAAAATATATTTTCATGGATTATTTGATAAAAGATATATTTTATTTTTATGTATCTTCACATTTTTTTTAAAAAAGTCTTATTGGCTTGTATGGGGTGGAGATTTATATTGTTATAGAAAAAGAAAAAATAAATTTTTTAATAAAATATATTATAAAATAGAAACATTTGTTAAAGGGAATTTTAGAGGATATTTAACATTAACAAAAGGAGACTACGTTCTAGCAAAAAAATGGTTTTTAGCAAAAGGAGAATCATATGTGACGCCAATGTATCCTAACAGTCTTTACAAAGACTTAAAATTAGATAATTTTTTTTCAAATAAAGATGAATTATATATTCAAATAGGAAATTCTGGAGATCCAGAAAATAATCATTATGATATATTAAACAAACTTTCAAAATTTAAAGATGATAGAATTAAAATTTATTGTATCTTATCCTATGGAGGTTCAGAAGTTTATAAAAGAGATTTGATAAAATATGGAAATGAAATATTTAAAGAGAAATTTATACCTATTTTAAATTTTATGAAGCTAGATGAATATATGAAATTTATTTCAAATATAGATATTGCAATTTTTGCACATAAAAGACAACAAGGAGTTGGAAATATTAGTTCTTTCTTGAGTATGGAAAAAACTGTTTATTTAAGAGAAGATGTAACTACATATGAAGATTTTATAAATTTAGGAATTAAAATAAAATCTTTTGAAAAAATTAATGAGCTAGAAAAATTAGAAATCTTTAATAAGGAAGTATTAAGAGAAAATAAAAAAATTATGAAAAGAGAGTTTTCAGAAGAAAGATTAAAGGAACAATGGCAAGAAACATTTGAAGCATAA
- a CDS encoding DegT/DnrJ/EryC1/StrS family aminotransferase has translation MNKNKILVTQSSLPNFNEYCEEIREIWDTHILTNMGAKHQKLEKELLKFLSVSNITLFTNGHLALEYIIEAMNLSGEIITTPFTFASTTHAIIRNGITPVFCDINSYDFTIDVKKIENLITEKTTAILPVHVYGNLCDVEKIASIAKKYNLKVIYDAAHAFGVEKKGVGVGNFGDASMFSFHATKVFNTIEGGAVVYKDDTLTEKMKAFKNFGIMDNGEIRYAGGNAKMNEFQAAMGLCNLKHLETEILKRKKIVERYKERLKDIEGIRFSKISEEIKSNYAYFPILLDGYKYTRDEIFEKLSKQNIFTRKYFYPLISDFECYRDNYDSRKTPIAKFVADRILTLPLYASLELDIVDRICDIILL, from the coding sequence ATGAATAAAAATAAGATTTTAGTGACTCAATCTTCATTACCAAATTTTAATGAATATTGTGAAGAGATAAGAGAAATATGGGATACCCACATTCTTACTAATATGGGAGCAAAACATCAAAAATTAGAGAAAGAATTATTAAAGTTTTTAAGTGTATCAAATATTACACTTTTTACAAATGGTCATTTAGCACTTGAATATATCATTGAAGCTATGAATTTATCTGGTGAAATAATAACAACACCATTTACATTTGCTTCAACAACACATGCAATTATAAGAAATGGAATAACTCCAGTTTTTTGTGATATAAATTCCTATGATTTTACAATTGATGTAAAAAAGATAGAAAATTTAATAACAGAAAAAACAACAGCTATTTTGCCAGTTCATGTATATGGAAATTTATGTGATGTAGAAAAAATCGCATCGATAGCTAAAAAATATAACCTAAAGGTTATATATGATGCCGCACATGCATTTGGAGTAGAAAAAAAAGGAGTAGGAGTTGGAAATTTTGGAGACGCCTCTATGTTTAGTTTTCACGCTACAAAAGTATTTAATACTATTGAAGGTGGAGCGGTAGTATATAAAGATGATACTCTAACAGAAAAAATGAAAGCATTTAAAAATTTTGGAATAATGGATAATGGTGAAATTAGGTATGCTGGTGGAAATGCTAAAATGAATGAATTTCAAGCAGCTATGGGATTATGTAATTTAAAACATTTAGAAACTGAAATTCTAAAAAGAAAAAAAATAGTGGAAAGATATAAAGAGAGATTGAAGGATATCGAAGGAATAAGATTTAGTAAGATTTCAGAAGAAATTAAATCAAATTATGCCTATTTTCCTATACTATTAGATGGATATAAGTATACAAGAGATGAAATTTTTGAAAAATTATCTAAACAAAATATATTTACAAGAAAGTATTTTTATCCACTAATAAGCGATTTTGAGTGCTATAGAGATAATTATGATTCTAGAAAAACGCCAATAGCAAAGTTTGTGGCAGATAGAATATTGACACTTCCACTATATGCTTCTTTAGAGCTAGATATAGTTGATAGAATATGCGATATTATTTTATTATAA
- a CDS encoding nucleotide sugar dehydrogenase has product MEKFEKIKKRETSITVIGMGYIGLPTAIAFAKTGFTVRGFDINNTVIKTLKEGRIHIVEPDLQEVFEKVFDEGKLVPTENLISSDVFIIAVPTPFKKEHKEKIADLSYVKSAAKEVAKVLKEGNLVILESTVPPMTTKLLEDILEKESGINRANFMVVHCPERVLPGRILYELENNDRIIGASKQEAGEYTKKIYKTIVKTGECYITDDVTAEMCKLVENTFRDVNIAFANELSVICDKLKIDVFKLIELANKHPRVNILTPGVGVGGHCLAVDPWFIVEKFPKEANVIREARLINDYKPRFIANKIDDILKGNKDLKIGILGLAYKPDIDDLRESPAIEVAEILRDKGYKVIACEPNVDKEEFKKIKLYSFDDILEKADYLVLTQGHRQFKENLEKIKKKNIYDCIGIIDKRSDLQ; this is encoded by the coding sequence ATGGAAAAATTTGAAAAAATAAAAAAAAGAGAAACTTCAATAACAGTAATAGGAATGGGATACATAGGATTGCCAACAGCAATTGCTTTTGCAAAAACAGGTTTTACAGTAAGAGGATTTGATATAAATAATACAGTTATAAAAACTTTAAAAGAAGGAAGAATCCATATCGTTGAACCAGATTTACAAGAGGTATTTGAAAAAGTTTTTGATGAAGGAAAATTAGTTCCAACAGAAAACTTAATAAGTTCAGATGTTTTCATAATTGCAGTTCCAACACCATTTAAAAAGGAACATAAAGAAAAAATTGCCGATTTATCTTATGTAAAAAGTGCAGCCAAAGAAGTTGCAAAAGTTTTAAAAGAAGGTAATTTAGTAATTTTAGAATCTACAGTTCCTCCAATGACAACTAAATTGTTAGAAGATATTTTAGAAAAAGAATCTGGAATAAACAGAGCTAATTTTATGGTTGTTCATTGTCCAGAAAGAGTTTTACCTGGAAGAATATTATATGAATTAGAAAATAATGATCGTATAATAGGTGCCTCAAAGCAAGAAGCAGGAGAATATACCAAAAAAATATATAAGACAATAGTTAAAACAGGAGAATGTTATATAACCGATGACGTGACAGCTGAAATGTGCAAGTTAGTAGAGAATACATTTAGAGATGTGAATATTGCATTTGCAAACGAGCTATCTGTAATATGTGATAAATTAAAAATAGATGTATTTAAGCTAATTGAGTTAGCTAATAAGCATCCAAGAGTAAATATATTGACTCCAGGAGTTGGTGTTGGAGGACACTGTTTAGCTGTAGATCCATGGTTTATTGTTGAAAAATTTCCAAAAGAAGCAAATGTAATTAGAGAAGCCAGACTTATAAATGATTACAAGCCAAGGTTTATTGCTAATAAAATTGATGACATCCTAAAAGGAAATAAAGATTTAAAAATAGGAATTTTAGGTTTAGCATATAAGCCAGATATAGATGATTTAAGAGAATCACCAGCAATAGAAGTAGCTGAAATATTAAGAGATAAAGGTTATAAAGTTATTGCTTGTGAACCAAATGTAGACAAAGAAGAGTTTAAAAAAATTAAACTATATTCATTTGATGATATCTTAGAAAAAGCAGATTATTTAGTACTAACACAAGGACATAGACAATTTAAAGAAAATTTAGAAAAAATAAAGAAAAAAAATATATATGACTGTATTGGGATTATAGATAAAAGAAGTGATTTACAATGA
- a CDS encoding EpsG family protein, giving the protein MLIYYLFPFVLYICSLFNFKNRKFKVFLAISLGVFLCTTYFNGSDWRQYEIMYNEATLVGIEDFKKEKGFYLYMLLFKLFNIDFFNFFIITKSLLFYIFYRIILEKSKNFYVVLNLFYTLMGLFLFIDAPLRNLIAITIVVYAQKYLEEKSKIRYKNIKYTIFILIAFSFHKTAIIFLLLLFTKKIYKLKSINIVIMLFVFYILFLDQEILIKLIAPFFKDRIANYIGTVYSKHKLFSYGNLEKIFIITLIIFNRRKLTRDDNGKIIFINTILYFIFYRIALTFSILYRLILYLQIYYILSIDFLVDRLKFNFKVIILTLFLFYQCLIIYKEIYKTYKYIPYSSYISYIFQDKPSYNFRSRYNYEKWEKRFNIKYNAQEELND; this is encoded by the coding sequence ATGTTAATATATTATTTGTTTCCATTTGTTTTATATATATGTTCTTTATTTAATTTTAAAAATCGAAAATTTAAAGTATTTTTAGCTATAAGTTTAGGCGTATTTTTGTGTACAACTTATTTCAATGGAAGTGATTGGAGACAGTATGAAATAATGTACAATGAAGCTACATTAGTAGGCATAGAGGACTTTAAAAAAGAAAAAGGTTTCTACCTTTATATGTTACTTTTTAAATTATTTAATATAGATTTTTTTAATTTTTTTATTATAACTAAAAGTCTTCTTTTTTATATTTTTTATAGAATTATTTTAGAAAAAAGTAAAAATTTTTATGTTGTTCTTAATTTATTTTATACATTAATGGGCTTATTTTTATTTATAGATGCTCCACTTAGAAATTTAATTGCAATCACAATTGTAGTATATGCACAAAAATATTTAGAAGAAAAAAGTAAGATAAGATATAAAAATATTAAATATACGATTTTTATACTTATAGCTTTTTCTTTTCATAAAACAGCAATAATATTTTTATTGTTGTTATTTACAAAAAAAATTTATAAATTAAAAAGTATTAATATAGTAATTATGTTATTTGTGTTTTATATTTTATTTTTAGATCAAGAAATTTTAATTAAACTAATAGCTCCTTTTTTTAAAGATAGAATAGCAAACTATATAGGAACGGTTTATTCTAAACATAAATTATTTAGTTATGGAAATTTAGAGAAAATTTTTATAATAACTTTAATAATATTTAATAGAAGAAAATTAACAAGAGATGACAATGGGAAAATTATTTTTATAAATACAATATTATATTTTATTTTTTATAGGATAGCATTAACTTTTTCAATACTATATAGACTTATTTTATATTTACAAATTTATTACATTTTATCAATAGACTTTTTAGTTGACAGGTTGAAATTTAATTTTAAAGTAATAATACTTACATTATTTCTTTTTTACCAGTGTCTCATAATATACAAAGAAATTTATAAAACATATAAATATATACCTTATAGTTCTTATATTTCCTATATTTTTCAAGATAAACCATCGTATAATTTTAGAAGCAGATATAATTATGAAAAATGGGAAAAAAGATTTAATATAAAGTATAATGCTCAAGAGGAATTAAATGATTAA
- the wecB gene encoding non-hydrolyzing UDP-N-acetylglucosamine 2-epimerase — translation MKVGIIFGTRPEAIKIAPVYKELKNNNIEVKAIVTGQHQEMLYQVLDLFKITPDYDLKIMKNGQTLSELTGKLVQQLDIILKKEKFDYILVQGDTTSAFTGALVAFYNQIPIGHIEAGLRTGNIYSPFPEEANRKLIGTITDIHFAPTERNVDNLLRENYPKEKILKVGNTVIDALLWIKENKVKNIENIKKKYGVEDKKYILLTLHRRENWGKPMENIFEAIRNYLEKNKELYLVFPMHLNPLVREIANNKLEGFDRKILLEPLDYLEFIAILDGAHYIMTDSGGIQEEAPTLGKPTLVLRDTTERPEAIEAGTAKLVGTEYDSIVKYMTLLEGELYKEMSQKNNPYGDGKTSKKISDYFLRRI, via the coding sequence ATGAAAGTTGGAATAATTTTTGGAACAAGACCGGAAGCAATCAAAATAGCACCAGTGTATAAGGAACTAAAAAATAATAATATAGAAGTAAAAGCTATTGTTACAGGTCAACATCAAGAAATGTTATATCAAGTTTTAGATTTGTTTAAAATAACTCCAGATTATGATTTGAAAATTATGAAAAATGGACAGACACTTTCTGAACTAACAGGAAAACTTGTTCAACAACTTGATATAATATTAAAAAAAGAAAAATTTGATTATATTCTGGTACAAGGAGATACGACATCTGCTTTTACAGGAGCACTAGTTGCTTTTTATAATCAAATTCCTATAGGACATATAGAAGCTGGTTTAAGAACAGGAAATATTTATTCACCCTTTCCAGAGGAAGCAAATAGAAAATTGATAGGAACAATAACAGATATTCATTTTGCACCAACTGAGAGAAATGTAGATAATCTATTAAGAGAAAATTATCCAAAAGAAAAGATTTTAAAAGTAGGAAATACAGTAATAGATGCATTGCTTTGGATAAAAGAAAATAAAGTTAAAAATATTGAGAATATTAAAAAAAAATATGGTGTAGAAGATAAAAAATATATTCTTTTAACTTTACATAGAAGAGAGAATTGGGGAAAACCAATGGAGAACATATTTGAAGCTATTAGAAATTATTTAGAAAAAAATAAAGAGTTATATTTAGTTTTTCCTATGCATCTTAATCCTCTAGTAAGGGAAATAGCTAATAATAAATTAGAAGGATTTGATAGAAAGATACTGCTAGAGCCTTTAGATTATTTAGAGTTTATAGCAATATTAGATGGAGCACACTATATAATGACAGATTCAGGGGGAATACAAGAAGAAGCTCCTACTTTAGGAAAGCCAACATTAGTTTTGAGAGATACAACAGAGAGACCAGAGGCAATAGAAGCAGGAACTGCTAAATTAGTAGGTACAGAATACGATAGTATAGTAAAGTATATGACTTTATTAGAAGGAGAATTATATAAGGAAATGTCTCAAAAGAATAACCCGTATGGAGATGGAAAGACTTCTAAAAAAATAAGTGATTATTTTTTAAGGAGAATTTAA
- a CDS encoding glycosyltransferase, with amino-acid sequence MEPKISVIVPIYNSEKYLKKCIDSILNQTLEDIEVILINDGSKDNSHSICLEYQEKFQEKIKYINNNNMGCSATRNLGIKEARAKYITFVDSDDYIEKDMYKDMYDLIIKEESDIVITGIRYVKNGETIKQKLPKLSINRNNIFDEKNLIVHVCNKIFKKDVILDNNIYFIENSHHEEDMVFSFIYCLNVKKVSILNKLNYNYILHDTNSVFNLKKRLDTFISYDYLYRYLKNKNVDKRVFRYLYKLFNLYAIGGSYTLMSNSKIVSNEDYKKYKKEFFRKTLNSIPLPLKSKIFLIFWYNVSSILRTFKLNEVLLKIRRKIRGE; translated from the coding sequence ATGGAACCAAAGATAAGTGTGATAGTTCCAATTTACAATAGTGAAAAATATTTAAAAAAATGTATAGACAGTATCTTAAATCAGACTTTAGAAGATATTGAAGTAATTTTAATAAATGATGGTTCTAAAGACAATTCTCATTCTATTTGTCTAGAATACCAAGAAAAATTTCAAGAGAAAATAAAGTATATTAATAATAACAATATGGGATGTAGTGCTACAAGAAATTTGGGTATAAAAGAAGCAAGAGCTAAATATATAACTTTTGTAGACAGTGATGATTACATAGAAAAAGATATGTATAAAGATATGTATGATTTAATAATTAAAGAAGAATCTGATATTGTTATAACAGGAATTAGATATGTAAAAAATGGGGAAACAATAAAACAGAAATTACCTAAATTATCTATAAATAGGAATAATATTTTTGATGAAAAAAATTTAATTGTACATGTATGTAATAAAATATTTAAGAAAGATGTAATTTTGGATAATAATATCTATTTTATCGAAAATTCACATCATGAAGAAGATATGGTATTTTCTTTTATATACTGTTTAAATGTAAAAAAAGTTTCAATTTTAAATAAATTAAATTATAATTATATTTTGCATGATACAAATTCTGTATTTAATTTAAAGAAGAGGTTAGATACATTTATAAGTTATGATTATCTTTATAGATATTTAAAAAATAAAAATGTTGATAAAAGAGTTTTTAGATACTTATATAAATTATTTAATTTATATGCTATAGGTGGGAGTTATACTTTGATGTCAAATTCAAAAATAGTCTCTAATGAAGATTATAAAAAATATAAGAAAGAATTTTTTAGAAAAACTTTAAATTCTATTCCACTTCCTCTTAAAAGTAAAATTTTCTTAATTTTTTGGTATAATGTTTCAAGTATTTTAAGAACTTTTAAACTAAATGAAGTTTTATTAAAAATTAGAAGAAAAATAAGAGGAGAATAA
- the tagD gene encoding glycerol-3-phosphate cytidylyltransferase has protein sequence MKKIITYGTFDLLHYGHINLLRRAKKLGDYLIVALSTDEFNWNSKQKKCYFNYEKRKMLLEAIRYVDLVIPEENWEQKVNDIKEFKIDTFVMGNDWEGKFDFLKDLCEVVYLPRTKEISTTQIKKDLKE, from the coding sequence ATGAAGAAAATAATAACATATGGTACTTTTGACTTATTACATTACGGGCACATAAATCTTCTTAGAAGAGCAAAAAAATTAGGTGATTATTTAATAGTAGCTCTATCAACTGATGAATTTAATTGGAATTCTAAACAAAAAAAATGCTATTTTAATTATGAAAAAAGAAAAATGTTATTGGAAGCAATAAGATATGTAGATTTAGTTATTCCAGAAGAAAATTGGGAACAAAAAGTAAATGATATAAAAGAGTTTAAAATAGATACTTTTGTTATGGGAAATGATTGGGAAGGGAAATTTGATTTTTTAAAAGATTTATGTGAAGTAGTTTACTTACCAAGAACCAAGGAAATTTCAACAACTCAAATAAAAAAAGATTTAAAGGAGTAG
- a CDS encoding CDP-glycerol glycerophosphotransferase family protein: MKNTNKYMYIRLINFVRGVIFSFLYIFIRKDKKRIIFTSTGNIKYDHNSRYLFEYFLKYYSDFEVKYVINDPVLKETLEKSLGNHFIETNSIQGMLYSLKAYTWITSSMELPVGGIFQRINRLVIHLGHGTPLKNIGFLEKNISTLKKVYYILIKNNFTYVLSTSPDFNKIMSNFLDIPIKRIFTNGQPRLDSIFEKKEDILKKVFNIEKNMKNILYAPTWRQDSDTKLFPFSDFDEKEMEKYLKNNRINIFLRVHPDFETEIDEKLLKIKGIYVLNSKVVKDISEYLSCFDLLITDYSSIFIDYLLLDKPVLFLPYDFEDYNKKIGFTVDYMLHTPGPKTYSFKGFKNEIIELLNNEEYFYRDRIKDKAFYNLYIDNKNCERISKFILKNL, from the coding sequence ATGAAAAATACAAATAAATACATGTACATAAGACTAATAAATTTTGTAAGAGGTGTTATTTTTTCTTTTCTATATATTTTTATAAGAAAAGACAAGAAACGAATAATATTCACTTCAACAGGAAATATTAAATATGATCATAATTCTAGATATTTATTTGAGTATTTTTTAAAATACTATTCAGATTTTGAAGTAAAATATGTTATAAATGACCCAGTTTTAAAGGAAACTTTGGAAAAGAGTTTAGGAAATCATTTTATCGAAACAAATTCAATTCAAGGGATGTTATATTCATTAAAAGCTTACACATGGATAACATCATCAATGGAATTACCAGTGGGAGGAATATTTCAAAGAATAAATAGACTTGTAATCCATTTAGGACATGGAACTCCTTTAAAAAATATAGGTTTTCTTGAAAAAAATATAAGTACTTTGAAAAAAGTATATTATATACTTATAAAAAATAATTTTACTTATGTTTTATCAACTTCACCTGATTTTAATAAAATTATGTCTAATTTCTTAGATATTCCTATAAAAAGAATTTTTACAAATGGACAACCAAGGTTAGATAGTATTTTTGAAAAAAAAGAAGATATATTAAAAAAAGTTTTTAATATTGAAAAAAATATGAAGAATATCCTATATGCTCCAACTTGGCGTCAAGATTCAGACACAAAGTTATTTCCATTTTCTGATTTTGATGAAAAGGAAATGGAAAAATATTTAAAAAATAATAGAATAAATATTTTTCTAAGAGTACATCCAGATTTTGAAACAGAAATAGATGAAAAATTATTAAAAATTAAGGGAATATATGTATTAAATAGTAAAGTAGTTAAAGATATTTCTGAATATCTATCTTGTTTTGATTTGTTGATAACAGATTATTCTAGTATATTTATAGATTATTTACTATTAGATAAACCAGTTTTATTTTTGCCTTATGACTTTGAAGATTATAATAAAAAAATAGGTTTTACAGTAGATTATATGTTGCATACTCCAGGGCCAAAAACTTATTCTTTTAAAGGTTTTAAAAATGAAATAATAGAATTGCTGAATAATGAAGAGTATTTCTATAGAGACAGAATAAAAGATAAAGCTTTTTATAATTTATATATAGATAATAAAAATTGTGAAAGAATTTCAAAATTTATTTTAAAAAATTTATAG
- a CDS encoding DegT/DnrJ/EryC1/StrS family aminotransferase, protein MEKRKITFSPPDITEREIAEVVDTLRSGWITTGPKTKKFENEIAEYCGTKKSVALNSATAAMELALRLFDIGEGDEVITSAYTYTASASVIYHCGAKIILADTKKGEFNIDPKEIEKLITPRTKAIIPVDIAGLPADYTEIFEVVEKKRNIFNAKKGTYQEKLGRILVLADSAHSFGSTYKGKKIGSVADITSFSFHAIKNLTTAEGGALTWNLPENFDNEEIYKKLMLLALHGQNKDALAKLKAGAWKYDIVMPGYKCNMTDIMASIGLVQLQRYDGEILKKKEELVSYYEKYLGDLTDKIELPIFKDDIKESCKHLYMIRLKNQDEEKRNEVIATLGENDIATNVHFQPLPLLTAYKRLGFKIEDYPNAYNQYKNEISLPLHDFLTEDDIKYICDSLVKSL, encoded by the coding sequence ATGGAAAAGAGAAAAATTACTTTTTCTCCACCTGATATAACAGAGAGAGAAATTGCTGAAGTAGTAGATACATTAAGATCTGGTTGGATTACAACAGGACCAAAAACGAAAAAATTTGAAAATGAAATAGCAGAATATTGTGGAACAAAAAAGTCTGTGGCTCTTAATTCAGCAACAGCTGCGATGGAATTAGCTTTGAGACTATTTGATATAGGTGAAGGAGACGAAGTTATAACATCAGCCTATACTTATACAGCTTCAGCTAGTGTAATATATCATTGTGGTGCAAAGATAATTCTAGCAGATACTAAAAAAGGTGAATTTAATATAGATCCTAAAGAGATAGAAAAATTAATAACTCCTAGAACTAAAGCTATAATACCAGTTGACATTGCTGGACTTCCAGCTGATTATACAGAAATTTTTGAAGTAGTTGAGAAGAAAAGAAATATATTTAATGCTAAAAAAGGAACTTATCAAGAAAAACTTGGAAGAATATTAGTTTTAGCTGATTCTGCTCACTCATTTGGAAGTACATATAAAGGAAAGAAAATTGGAAGTGTAGCTGATATAACTTCATTTTCATTTCATGCAATAAAGAATTTGACAACTGCTGAAGGAGGAGCTTTAACTTGGAATCTTCCAGAAAATTTTGATAATGAAGAAATTTATAAAAAACTAATGTTATTAGCTTTGCATGGTCAAAATAAGGATGCCTTAGCAAAATTAAAAGCAGGTGCTTGGAAATATGATATAGTTATGCCAGGTTATAAATGTAATATGACAGATATTATGGCATCTATTGGTTTAGTACAACTTCAAAGATACGATGGAGAAATTTTAAAGAAAAAGGAAGAATTAGTATCTTACTATGAAAAGTATCTAGGAGACTTAACAGATAAAATAGAATTGCCTATCTTTAAAGATGATATAAAAGAAAGTTGTAAACATTTGTATATGATAAGATTAAAAAATCAAGATGAAGAAAAAAGAAATGAAGTTATTGCAACATTAGGAGAAAATGATATAGCAACAAATGTACATTTTCAACCATTACCACTTTTAACAGCTTATAAGAGATTAGGTTTTAAAATAGAAGATTATCCTAATGCATATAATCAATATAAGAATGAAATATCTTTACCACTTCATGATTTTTTAACTGAAGATGATATAAAATATATTTGTGATTCATTGGTGAAGAGCTTATGA
- a CDS encoding sugar transferase produces the protein MLKRIFDIISSLFGLILLSPFMIIIAILIKLDSRGPIFFKQVRVTKNGREFKIFKYRTMRVGSDKYSQITVGKDSRITKVGDFLRKYKLDEIPQLINVLIGDMSLVGPRPEVPKYVALYTEEQREILKVRAGITDYASIEFSNENDILANEADPEKAYIEKIMPRKIELNKKYLSEISVMTDIKIILLTIKKILK, from the coding sequence TTGTTGAAAAGGATATTTGATATTATTTCTTCATTATTTGGACTAATATTACTATCACCTTTTATGATAATAATAGCTATATTAATAAAACTTGATTCAAGAGGACCAATATTTTTTAAACAAGTAAGAGTTACAAAAAATGGAAGAGAATTTAAAATCTTTAAATATCGTACTATGAGAGTAGGTTCAGATAAATACAGTCAAATTACTGTAGGAAAAGATAGTAGAATAACTAAAGTTGGAGATTTTTTAAGAAAATATAAGTTAGATGAAATACCACAATTAATAAATGTTTTAATAGGAGATATGAGTTTAGTAGGACCAAGACCTGAGGTTCCTAAGTATGTGGCACTATATACAGAAGAACAAAGAGAAATTTTAAAGGTAAGGGCCGGTATCACTGACTATGCTTCAATAGAATTTTCAAATGAGAATGATATTTTAGCTAATGAGGCTGATCCAGAAAAGGCTTATATAGAAAAAATTATGCCAAGAAAAATAGAGTTAAATAAAAAATATTTATCTGAAATTTCAGTAATGACAGATATAAAAATAATTTTATTGACTATTAAAAAGATATTGAAATAA